One window of uncultured Methanoregula sp. genomic DNA carries:
- a CDS encoding response regulator, which yields MTKILLVEDDEIVSRVAVWRLQKLGYEVCGTATNSIDAMRLAREHTPDLILMDIKIAGPTDGITTAKMLKEITAAPLVYLTSQSDDDIIRQAAETQPAGFISKPFEDKDLKIAIEIALRKK from the coding sequence ATGACGAAGATCCTTTTAGTGGAAGATGATGAAATTGTCTCGCGGGTTGCGGTCTGGCGCCTGCAGAAACTCGGTTACGAAGTCTGCGGAACAGCAACTAACAGCATCGATGCCATGAGACTGGCACGGGAACACACACCCGATCTCATCCTTATGGATATCAAAATTGCAGGACCCACTGACGGAATAACGACTGCAAAGATGCTCAAAGAGATTACCGCTGCACCGCTCGTGTATCTCACGTCCCAGAGCGACGACGACATCATCCGCCAGGCAGCCGAGACCCAGCCGGCCGGTTTCATCTCGAAACCCTTTGAGGATAAGGATCTCAAAATCGCCATCGAGATCGCTCTCCGGAAAAAATAA
- a CDS encoding glycerophosphoryl diester phosphodiesterase membrane domain-containing protein, which translates to MTRVSDVVGHWLGLCRKAPAAHALQTGFSFPPEPAFEGQPGGGGSGSGSVHRGIESALSGMRTLNRNRQLLWFTLLAGLVLAGTVIAQGALGYITWAMQPYIGETEWIVLNFIIEFATLFLLVFLLTGLILSISSKKDSSPSFFERLTGAKKYLRAIVVWSFILAIAGMLLFSIYFYSPGWFSRNDPFLTIIGTIHGPVNVLYEFPFNPALIPSFLSDPYREGGIPLTSWIYPSGIVQALTFSVINLLLFILTAFVVPFIVLEHKTLREAVVGSFALMKKNWAEVAACAIFLLVIAIGVLLTYLLVQAASGIATPEWGAVTIRPENTWIALAIVYDAALFCFAIVMATVGGIAAMNLYTSAKSRQITAESAGATGGVT; encoded by the coding sequence ATGACCCGGGTATCTGATGTTGTCGGGCACTGGCTCGGCCTGTGCCGGAAAGCACCGGCAGCACATGCCCTGCAGACAGGGTTCAGTTTCCCGCCGGAACCTGCATTCGAAGGGCAGCCTGGCGGAGGTGGCAGCGGATCGGGATCTGTTCACCGGGGAATCGAATCTGCCCTGTCCGGCATGAGGACACTGAACCGGAACCGGCAGCTCCTCTGGTTTACGCTTCTTGCCGGGCTTGTGCTGGCGGGAACCGTCATCGCACAGGGAGCACTCGGCTACATCACCTGGGCCATGCAACCATATATTGGTGAAACCGAATGGATTGTCCTGAACTTTATTATCGAGTTCGCAACACTGTTCTTACTCGTGTTCCTGCTGACCGGCCTTATCCTGAGCATATCATCAAAGAAAGACTCATCTCCATCGTTCTTTGAGAGGCTTACAGGCGCAAAAAAATACCTGAGGGCAATCGTTGTGTGGTCTTTTATTCTGGCAATCGCGGGCATGCTGCTCTTCAGTATTTACTTTTATTCTCCCGGCTGGTTTTCACGCAATGATCCGTTCCTCACGATCATTGGAACCATCCATGGACCCGTCAACGTGCTGTATGAGTTCCCCTTCAACCCGGCACTCATCCCATCCTTCCTGTCCGACCCCTACCGCGAGGGCGGAATTCCGCTGACCTCCTGGATATATCCTTCCGGGATCGTACAGGCCCTGACCTTTTCTGTGATCAATCTGCTCCTGTTTATTCTGACCGCGTTTGTCGTACCCTTTATCGTTCTCGAGCACAAGACCCTCCGGGAAGCAGTCGTGGGATCGTTTGCCCTGATGAAAAAGAACTGGGCTGAAGTGGCGGCCTGTGCCATCTTCCTTTTAGTTATTGCAATTGGTGTGCTCCTTACGTATCTGCTCGTCCAGGCTGCATCCGGTATAGCCACACCAGAATGGGGGGCTGTCACGATACGCCCGGAAAATACATGGATTGCTCTTGCTATCGTGTATGATGCTGCACTGTTCTGTTTTGCGATTGTGATGGCTACGGTCGGGGGGATTGCCGCCATGAATCTCTATACCTCGGCAAAAAGCAGGCAGATCACGGCTGAATCCGCTGGAGCAACAGGGGGTGTGACCTGA
- a CDS encoding HAMP domain-containing sensor histidine kinase, producing the protein MPDIPEITDPKCAECDLLQKCTTRFRDLADLIPQILFELDENLEFTFFNWNTIDITGYAYDDLSNRTSIFDIIREADRPSVEHFFASLQQDITSGHIECGIVTHDGREIPAIIYASPIIGEKRIAGIHGVIVDISEKKQLENALAVTNRKLNLMNSVTRHDVLNNITGLLGLCDMLGDITSNSNERELIADIRNQVIRIKDQIIFTRDYQDVGVKAPQWQDLCQSVRDAASAIGRDLARLDLPGSDVEIYADPFFGRIFYNLIDNSFRHGGSVRNISVETEIAPGGDLVIRYRDDGVGIPAEEKDLIFNRGYGKNTGFGLFIIREILGITGIAIRETGISGSGVLFEITVPKTAWRPCKGRGVQ; encoded by the coding sequence ATGCCTGATATTCCCGAGATCACTGATCCCAAGTGTGCGGAATGCGATCTCCTCCAGAAATGCACGACCCGGTTCCGGGATCTTGCCGACCTCATTCCCCAGATCCTCTTCGAGCTCGATGAAAACCTGGAATTCACCTTTTTCAACTGGAATACCATTGACATAACAGGGTATGCCTATGATGACCTGTCAAACAGGACCAGCATATTCGACATTATACGGGAAGCTGACCGCCCGTCAGTTGAGCATTTTTTTGCCAGCCTCCAGCAGGATATCACCAGTGGCCATATCGAATGCGGAATCGTTACCCATGACGGCAGGGAAATTCCCGCGATCATCTATGCATCCCCGATTATCGGGGAAAAACGCATTGCGGGAATTCACGGGGTTATCGTTGACATCTCGGAAAAAAAACAGCTCGAGAATGCTCTTGCGGTAACGAACAGGAAACTGAACCTGATGAACAGCGTGACCCGCCACGATGTCCTGAACAATATCACCGGACTTCTCGGACTCTGCGATATGCTGGGGGATATTACATCGAACAGCAACGAACGGGAGCTCATCGCAGATATCCGCAATCAGGTCATCCGGATAAAAGACCAGATTATCTTTACCAGGGATTACCAGGACGTAGGGGTGAAGGCACCGCAGTGGCAGGATCTTTGCCAGAGCGTCAGGGATGCGGCATCCGCAATCGGACGGGATTTGGCACGCCTGGATCTGCCCGGAAGCGATGTTGAAATATACGCAGATCCCTTCTTCGGCAGGATTTTCTACAACCTTATCGATAATAGTTTCAGGCATGGCGGATCGGTCCGGAACATCTCGGTTGAAACAGAGATCGCACCGGGGGGAGATCTCGTTATCCGGTACCGTGACGATGGCGTTGGCATCCCAGCTGAAGAGAAGGATCTGATCTTTAACCGGGGATATGGTAAAAATACCGGCTTTGGCCTCTTTATCATCCGGGAGATCCTGGGAATCACCGGCATCGCCATCCGTGAGACCGGGATATCCGGAAGCGGGGTCCTGTTCGAGATCACGGTTCCGAAAACAGCCTGGAGACCGTGCAAGGGCAGGGGAGTTCAGTAA